The Aggregatilinea lenta genome includes a region encoding these proteins:
- a CDS encoding response regulator transcription factor, protein MSKQQTILVVDDEATLREVVRRYLERETFRVIEADSGAAALRLLREERPDLIVLDVMLPGLDGFALARRLRDPADRGVILVEGSVPIVMLTARSEEADRLAGFELGADDYVVKPFSPRELVMRIKAVLRRAAPDMPQSVQPLVVGDLMLDPAAHTARRGAAEIALTAKEFELLWFLANHPHQVFTRAQLLDHVWDYDYYGDESTVTVHIRRLREKIEPDPGAPIYLQTVWGVGYKFEGPA, encoded by the coding sequence ATGAGCAAACAACAGACCATTCTGGTGGTGGACGACGAAGCGACGCTGCGCGAAGTGGTGCGCCGCTATTTGGAGCGCGAAACGTTCCGTGTGATCGAGGCGGACAGCGGCGCGGCGGCGCTGCGTCTGCTGCGCGAGGAGCGGCCCGACCTGATCGTGCTGGACGTGATGCTGCCCGGCCTGGACGGCTTCGCGCTGGCCCGCCGCCTGCGCGACCCGGCGGATCGCGGCGTGATTCTGGTCGAAGGCAGCGTGCCGATCGTGATGCTGACCGCGCGCTCCGAAGAAGCCGACCGGCTGGCCGGGTTCGAGCTGGGCGCGGACGATTACGTGGTCAAGCCGTTCAGCCCGCGCGAGCTGGTGATGCGCATCAAGGCCGTGCTGCGCCGTGCCGCGCCCGACATGCCGCAGTCCGTGCAGCCGCTGGTCGTGGGCGATCTGATGCTCGATCCCGCCGCGCATACCGCCCGGCGCGGAGCGGCGGAGATCGCGCTGACGGCCAAAGAATTCGAGCTGCTGTGGTTCCTGGCGAACCATCCGCATCAGGTCTTCACCCGCGCGCAGCTGCTCGATCACGTCTGGGACTACGACTACTACGGCGACGAGAGTACCGTCACGGTGCACATCCGCCGCCTGCGCGAAAAGATCGAGCCGGACCCCGGCGCGCCGATCTATTTACAAACCGTGTGGGGCGTCGGCTATAAGTTTGAGGGGCCGGCATGA
- a CDS encoding sensor histidine kinase: protein MSGIRHGWRSLGLILLAMAAALAAAVAFVALMLDPPPGDLRLLVLFMSGSGGATVLATYVLYRQSMIRGFSSLRWALLANVAMIVVVVLLNVWFTAQLMFISQHDLVLTIALLGFAGLTALAFGIFVAGTLTDRIRALADAADRLAEGKLDTRLDVTGSDELADLAQSFNWMADSLQRTDEQKRQIESARRALIAGISHDLRTPLTSLRAMIEAIADGVVDDPATVTRYVNTSLAELQHLNTLIDDLFELARLDAGQVDMQICPASMTDLISDVISSMSARAAQRDVALVGTVETDIDPIEMAPDKIQRVLVNLLDNALRYTPPGGQIAIRARRDGSAVRVDVHNTGSSIDAAHLPHVFTTFYRGEPSRVRGDDGHRGTGLGLAIARGFVEAHHGRIWADSTPLRGTTFSFTLPVQTT from the coding sequence ATGAGCGGGATACGGCACGGCTGGCGGTCGTTAGGCTTGATCCTGCTGGCAATGGCGGCGGCGCTGGCCGCAGCGGTGGCCTTCGTCGCGCTGATGCTCGATCCGCCGCCCGGCGACCTGCGCCTGCTGGTGCTGTTCATGTCCGGCAGCGGCGGCGCGACCGTGCTGGCGACCTACGTGCTGTACCGGCAGAGCATGATCCGGGGCTTTTCCAGCCTGCGCTGGGCGCTGCTGGCGAACGTCGCCATGATCGTGGTCGTGGTGCTGCTCAACGTGTGGTTCACCGCGCAGTTGATGTTCATCAGCCAGCACGACCTCGTGCTGACCATCGCGCTGCTGGGCTTCGCCGGGCTGACGGCGCTGGCGTTCGGGATCTTCGTCGCCGGGACGCTCACCGACCGCATCCGCGCGCTGGCGGACGCGGCGGACCGGCTGGCCGAGGGCAAGCTCGACACGCGCCTGGACGTGACCGGCAGCGACGAGCTGGCCGATCTTGCGCAGTCGTTCAACTGGATGGCCGACAGCCTTCAGCGTACCGACGAGCAGAAGCGCCAGATCGAGAGCGCCCGCCGCGCGCTGATCGCGGGCATCTCGCACGACCTGCGCACGCCGCTGACCTCGCTGCGCGCCATGATCGAGGCGATTGCCGACGGCGTGGTGGACGACCCGGCCACCGTCACGCGCTACGTCAACACCTCCCTGGCCGAACTCCAGCACCTCAACACCCTGATCGATGACCTGTTCGAGCTGGCGCGGCTGGACGCGGGTCAGGTGGACATGCAGATCTGCCCCGCCTCGATGACCGACCTGATCTCGGACGTGATCAGCAGCATGAGCGCGCGCGCCGCCCAGCGCGACGTGGCGCTGGTGGGCACGGTGGAGACGGACATCGACCCGATCGAGATGGCGCCCGACAAGATCCAGCGCGTGCTGGTGAACCTGCTCGACAATGCGCTGCGCTATACGCCGCCCGGCGGCCAAATCGCCATCCGCGCCCGGCGCGACGGAAGCGCGGTCCGCGTGGACGTGCACAACACGGGGTCCAGCATCGACGCGGCGCACCTGCCGCACGTCTTCACCACGTTTTACCGGGGCGAGCCGTCCCGCGTGCGCGGCGACGACGGTCACCGGGGCACGGGACTGGGGCTGGCGATCGCGCGCGGCTTCGTCGAGGCGCACCACGGCAGGATCTGGGCCGACAGCACTCCGCTGCGCGGCACGACGTTCAGCTTCACGCTGCCCGTGCAGACGACGTAG